A window of the Barnesiella propionica genome harbors these coding sequences:
- a CDS encoding HU family DNA-binding protein — translation MDYKLFIENLQDRTGKDKKETEKYLGVLMQIMKEKCASMDSVSIQGFGTFEPRKKLERIAVNPATGKRMLIPPKIVLSFKPGINIKNKLKELSEK, via the coding sequence GTGGATTATAAACTTTTCATAGAAAATTTGCAGGATCGTACAGGTAAAGATAAAAAGGAGACCGAGAAATATTTGGGGGTTTTGATGCAAATTATGAAGGAAAAATGTGCATCAATGGATTCTGTTTCCATACAAGGGTTCGGGACCTTTGAACCCCGCAAAAAGCTGGAACGTATAGCTGTAAATCCCGCTACAGGAAAGAGAATGCTCATTCCTCCCAAAATCGTTCTTTCTTTTAAACCCGGTATAAATATAAAGAATAAACTTAAAGAGCTATCGGAAAAATGA